A single window of Solenopsis invicta isolate M01_SB chromosome 3, UNIL_Sinv_3.0, whole genome shotgun sequence DNA harbors:
- the LOC120357373 gene encoding 5'-AMP-activated serine/threonine-protein kinase catalytic subunit alpha-like, with the protein MPRIALQNIKLVTDAKSIIKEVQHVSSVNKHITSSINCIDFEKNTISFDKRSDRNTVNDGESNISNPVIRTDSDKIAFINNCDNKDNREKTGNLNVTFSFDKGNNLERVDDINATNSMNGNTSDNTSSYNNGNHIMMDNEKNSSIDFVANVEPNSCEVRDVNYSMNVNDNICNGNDLSILDNIIDINNSTNINFDDVLSYGNDKGCKFLDDNNINAINSHNSDNNELFVNLNGSGNNSETGIVINGDLIFPFDINSNILDDDNATAKTSASSSNNVDMILPCNDTSDNIASATNITNISEYLPSTSETTVETEIVECERNHVSTNNDKNSSVSLIDISSVNAFGCREENLSIPFSQPKGLQKKNFCYYCKKFQSKIARHLENVHKLEPEVQKFILLCQKVIIFLNSTEIYKILLYISSYHCQ; encoded by the exons aTGCCAAGAATtgctttacaaaatataaaattagtgaCTGATGCTAAAAGTA TCATTAAAGAAGTACAGCATGTCAGTAGTGTTAATAAGCATATCACTAGTTCGATTAACTGCATAGACTTTGAGAAGAATACAATATCTTTTGATAAAAGATCTGATCGCAATACAGTAAACGATG GTGAGAGTAACATTAGTAATCCTGTGATACGTACTGACTCTGATAAGATAGCATTTATcaataattgtgataataaagataatagagAAAAGACTGGAAATCTGAACGTAACATTTTCCTTTGATAAGGGCAATAATTTAGAAAGGGTTGATGATATTAATGCCACAAATTCCATGAATGGAAACACTTCTGATAATACATCTTCCTACAACAATGGTAATCATATCATGATggacaatgagaaaaattctaGCATTGATTTTGTAGCTAATGTTGAACCAAATAGTTGTGAAGTGAGAGATGTTAACTATTCCATGAACGTTAATGATAACATATGCAATGGCAATGATCTTAGTATACTAGATAATATTATCGATATCAACAATTCTACGAATATCAATTTTGATGATGTATTGTCTTATGGGAATGACAAAGGCTGTAAATTTTTAGACGATAATAATATCAATGCTATAAATAGTCATAATTCTGataacaatgaattatttgttAACCTCAATGGCAGTGGCAATAATTCTGAGACAGGTATTGTTATCAATGGTGACCTTATATTTCCCTTTGACATTAACTCTAATATATTGGATGATGATAATGCTACTGCCAAAACTTCTGCGAGTTCCAGTAATAATGTTGATATGATCCTTCCTTGTAATGACACAAGTGATAATATTGCTTCTGcaacaaatataacaaatatttctgaATATCTACCTTCAACATCAGAAACTACAGTTGAAACAGAAATTGTAGAATGTGAAAGAAATCATGTTTctacaaataatgataaaaattcttCAGTGTCCCTGATAGACATTTCTTCTGTAAATGCATTTGGTTGtagagaagaaaatttaagtATTCCATTTTCTCAACCTAAAGGacttcaaaaaaagaatttttgctactactgcaaaaagtttcaaagtaaaattGCACGCCATttagaaaatgtacataaactGGAACCTGAAGTGCAGAAATTCATATTATTGTGTCAAAaggtaatcatatttttaaattctacagaaatttataaaattttattgtacatttcttcTTATCATTGtcaataa
- the LOC120357374 gene encoding uncharacterized protein LOC120357374, which translates to MGRIHECASETIADKYVRFLIRGKLGRTVPVILDMEIVQCIELILKYRKDANVPQNNPYVFGIPNYSNKRNFKYLRACVLMRNFSKKCDAQMPHALRGTELRKHIATTCITLNLFENEVDDLANFMGHHEKIHKRHYRQSIPAVEIIRMTKFLEAALGEDAQQSNANDPEETVKDSSSEREESDSEKSEINESLSVQKQSERNKSLPF; encoded by the exons ATGGGAAGGATTCATGAATGTGCAAGTGAAACA atTGCTGATAAATATGTGAGGTTCTTAATTCGTGGCAAATTGGGGCGCACAGTGCCTGTGATTTTAGACATGGAAATAGTTCAGTGCATtgaactaattttaaaatatcgaaaGGATGCAAACGTTCCTCAAAATAATCCTTACGTATTTGGAATACCTAATTATAGCAATAAGcgcaatttcaaatatttaagagCATGTGTTCTTATGAGGAATTTCTCTAAAAAGTGCGATGCACAGATGCCACATGCATTAAGAGGTACTGAATTGCGAAAACACATTGCTACGACATGTATTACgttgaatttatttgaaaatgaagTAGATGATTTGGCAAACTTTATGGGGCATCACGAAAAAATTCACAAACGCCACTATCGACAGTCTATACCAGCGGTAGAGATTATTAGAATGACCAAATTTCTGGAAGCAGCATTAGGTGAAGATGCACAACAATCCAATGCTAATGATCCAG aagagacAGTAAAAGATTCCTCGAGTGAAAGAGAAGAAAGCGATTCTGAAAAGAGTGAGATAAATGAATCCTTGTCAGTGCAGAAGCAAA GCGAACGCAACAAAAGTCTGCCATTTTGA